The following are encoded together in the Proteiniphilum saccharofermentans genome:
- a CDS encoding hybrid sensor histidine kinase/response regulator transcription factor: MGEGLSQTSVMSIHQDILGRMWFGTREGITIYDGNNTIVYKPWANGENRGPMKVLYGNECDFIRSNREGDVFFRTDGALMRYDIRKQEFHIVRTNGVRTLSTYKGDIWSVVEDSLFTYDPKGDSLQFRAKTNIHSVFCILVVSENKIWLGANNGLYLMEKGASPQIIIPGKDIYSIFESSTKDIWIGSRMEGLYRMAPDGTTSLYTEDNPLETRIASNQIREFVEDNHGNIWFGTFKGLQKFNPYTEEFSLYTRNNLPGGLSHSSVFSLFFDRQETIWAGTYYGGVNYFNPERDIFSHYVDNPNRNDCLNYPFVGNMIEDKNGDLWICTEGGGLNWLNRKKQTFHYFVSEDQNGPPHNNLKSISYDEKRDMLYIGTHTGGLSKFHIPTQRFYHYIEQPQDPTSPRPNEITYHTQIYNDNLYVSARNGLFRMDLKTEKFTYLERYCVNFFIDSKGYLWYSHSGNLTRMNLNDPSDVKEISLTKHGIRFGVTRIIEYEGSIYFGTRGSGLYRYNDADDTFTAYTVSSGHLMSNYCYNIAQTRSGALLITGDKGVTFFNPQQETSRFVRLGVPLPITSITEGCGVLICSDDEIFIGGADGLTSFKEAELDLPKKEYTLYFSDIYVHNEQLTPGDNSHVLSQALPFTDKIDLAYDQNNIVINFASTNYVNIQRNNEYEYMLEGFDAGWNPTNLNSIYYTNLNPGSYRLIVREKESSFDAPPVQEISLYIHISQPWYNTVWAWIAYMLVTFSVLAFIVHTRNSRRALALSLEKEKQEKERNEKLTQAKLRFFTNISHEFRVPLTLIISQIDLLFQSTSLSPTVYNKILKISKNANRMRGLISELLEFRKLEQHFVSLRVSEQNLIPFLKDVYLSFRELAAQKQISYHISTSSNELFLWFDAYQLQKVFFNLISNAFKYVREAGSVDLVIKEEEETVTVQVIDNGIGLSPEESRRVFDLFYQAENGISSSGSNPGTGIGLALSQNIIQLHHGEITVQSERDYGTIFSVKLLKGKAHFEKDGKTVVLDHPEEPTMKEGALPELLTEEDYEKMAKTFPETEEGKKYTVLLVEDNEELLQMLRTLFTPLYRVLQAHDGKEGLEIAMKEKPDLIVSDVMMPRMTGTEMCMHIKNNIDLSHIPVILLTALDSVEQNIEGLQQGADDYIGKPFHSKMLLIRCNNIIRNRLLMQRRLSEQPDFDLSSLALNSLDQNLLKRINQAIDEHLDDPEFDVDRLATDAGLSRSSLFSKFKALTGMTPNEFIRNQRLKRAAILLCEHQELQVTEIAEQLGFGSSVYFSRVFKTKYGVSPAQYRKKQA, translated from the coding sequence ATGGGAGAAGGGCTCTCCCAGACGTCTGTGATGTCTATTCATCAGGATATATTAGGACGGATGTGGTTTGGGACACGGGAGGGAATTACCATTTATGATGGGAATAATACCATTGTTTACAAACCCTGGGCGAATGGAGAGAACAGAGGCCCTATGAAAGTGCTCTACGGGAATGAATGTGATTTTATCCGAAGTAACCGGGAGGGAGACGTTTTTTTCAGGACAGACGGTGCTTTGATGCGGTACGATATCCGCAAACAGGAATTCCATATAGTTCGCACGAATGGAGTCAGGACACTCTCTACTTACAAAGGAGATATATGGAGTGTAGTTGAAGATTCGTTATTCACGTATGATCCGAAAGGAGATTCCCTCCAATTCCGGGCGAAAACAAATATTCACTCTGTTTTTTGTATACTGGTTGTATCGGAAAATAAAATATGGCTGGGAGCAAATAACGGCCTTTATCTAATGGAAAAAGGAGCTAGTCCACAAATAATTATTCCCGGTAAAGATATATACAGCATATTTGAAAGTTCCACCAAAGACATCTGGATAGGCTCCCGTATGGAGGGATTGTATAGGATGGCCCCCGACGGGACGACAAGCCTCTATACGGAGGATAACCCCTTAGAAACCCGCATTGCAAGTAACCAGATAAGAGAGTTTGTAGAAGATAATCATGGAAATATATGGTTCGGCACATTCAAAGGATTACAAAAATTCAACCCTTATACCGAAGAATTCTCGCTGTACACGCGTAATAATTTACCCGGAGGATTGAGCCATTCATCCGTATTTTCCCTTTTTTTTGACCGCCAGGAAACAATTTGGGCTGGTACATATTACGGAGGTGTGAATTATTTTAATCCTGAAAGAGATATTTTTTCCCATTACGTAGATAATCCCAATCGTAACGATTGCCTGAACTATCCTTTCGTAGGAAATATGATAGAAGATAAGAACGGGGACCTATGGATATGTACTGAGGGCGGGGGGCTGAATTGGCTGAACCGGAAGAAACAAACCTTTCACTATTTCGTATCGGAAGATCAAAACGGGCCTCCCCATAATAATCTAAAGAGTATCAGTTATGATGAAAAACGGGATATGCTGTACATTGGCACACATACCGGCGGATTATCTAAATTCCATATCCCGACGCAACGTTTCTACCATTACATTGAACAGCCACAAGATCCGACCTCTCCACGTCCCAACGAGATTACCTATCACACGCAAATATATAATGACAATCTTTATGTTTCGGCACGAAACGGGCTTTTCCGGATGGATCTGAAAACAGAAAAATTCACCTATCTGGAACGTTATTGCGTGAACTTTTTTATCGATTCAAAAGGGTATTTGTGGTATTCCCATTCAGGCAATCTCACCCGAATGAATCTAAATGACCCTTCCGACGTAAAAGAAATTTCGCTGACCAAGCACGGGATACGTTTCGGCGTAACCAGAATAATTGAATACGAGGGAAGTATCTACTTTGGCACGAGAGGATCAGGACTTTATAGATATAACGATGCAGATGACACTTTTACGGCCTATACCGTTTCAAGCGGACACCTTATGAGCAACTATTGCTATAATATAGCGCAGACAAGAAGCGGGGCCCTGTTAATAACCGGGGATAAAGGTGTCACATTTTTTAATCCGCAACAGGAAACTTCCCGGTTCGTCAGATTGGGAGTACCCCTTCCCATTACCTCTATTACCGAGGGATGCGGGGTCTTAATATGCAGTGATGACGAGATATTCATAGGAGGCGCAGACGGGCTTACCTCTTTTAAGGAGGCGGAACTTGACCTGCCCAAAAAGGAATATACTCTTTATTTTTCCGATATCTATGTTCATAACGAACAACTTACCCCGGGGGACAATTCACATGTTTTATCTCAGGCACTGCCTTTTACGGATAAGATCGATCTGGCATACGACCAGAATAACATTGTTATTAATTTTGCTTCAACCAACTACGTGAACATTCAGCGCAACAATGAATATGAATACATGCTGGAAGGGTTTGATGCCGGATGGAACCCGACTAATCTCAACAGCATCTATTATACAAACCTTAACCCCGGTTCTTACCGGCTCATTGTGCGGGAAAAAGAATCGTCTTTCGATGCTCCGCCCGTACAGGAAATATCTTTGTATATCCATATTTCACAACCATGGTATAACACGGTGTGGGCATGGATAGCCTATATGCTGGTTACTTTCTCAGTGCTTGCATTTATTGTCCATACACGTAATTCACGCCGCGCTTTGGCGTTGTCGTTAGAAAAAGAGAAGCAGGAAAAAGAGCGCAACGAAAAACTTACACAGGCCAAACTGCGTTTCTTCACCAATATCAGCCATGAATTCAGGGTACCATTAACCCTTATAATCAGCCAGATAGACCTTCTTTTTCAAAGCACATCCTTATCTCCCACAGTATATAATAAGATTCTGAAAATCAGCAAAAATGCGAACCGTATGCGGGGACTCATCAGTGAATTACTGGAATTCCGGAAATTAGAGCAGCACTTTGTCTCATTACGTGTTTCTGAGCAGAACCTCATCCCTTTCCTGAAAGATGTCTATCTGTCATTCCGTGAATTGGCTGCGCAGAAACAAATCAGTTATCATATATCCACTTCAAGTAATGAACTATTCCTTTGGTTTGATGCATATCAATTGCAGAAAGTGTTCTTCAATTTAATTTCCAATGCGTTTAAATACGTCCGGGAAGCAGGGTCTGTAGACCTGGTAATAAAAGAGGAGGAAGAAACAGTCACAGTTCAGGTGATTGATAATGGGATCGGACTATCGCCGGAAGAGTCCCGGAGAGTTTTTGATCTTTTCTATCAGGCCGAGAACGGTATCTCATCTTCAGGTTCAAATCCGGGAACCGGAATCGGGCTAGCCCTGAGTCAGAACATCATACAACTACATCACGGAGAGATCACAGTGCAAAGTGAACGCGATTACGGCACCATATTCAGTGTGAAGTTGCTAAAAGGAAAAGCTCATTTCGAAAAAGACGGCAAAACAGTGGTATTGGATCACCCGGAAGAACCCACAATGAAAGAAGGAGCATTGCCTGAATTACTTACGGAGGAAGATTACGAGAAAATGGCCAAAACCTTTCCGGAAACAGAGGAAGGAAAGAAATATACGGTATTGCTTGTCGAAGATAATGAGGAACTGCTCCAGATGCTCCGTACCCTTTTCACTCCTCTTTACAGGGTACTACAAGCCCATGATGGAAAAGAGGGGTTGGAAATAGCCATGAAAGAAAAGCCCGATCTGATAGTAAGCGATGTCATGATGCCCCGAATGACCGGAACAGAAATGTGCATGCATATCAAAAACAATATCGACCTGAGCCATATCCCTGTGATATTGCTTACCGCCCTGGATAGTGTCGAACAAAACATAGAAGGGTTACAACAAGGAGCGGATGATTATATAGGAAAACCTTTTCATTCAAAAATGCTTTTGATCCGATGTAATAATATTATCCGGAACCGGCTGCTGATGCAGCGCAGATTGAGCGAACAACCTGACTTCGACTTGTCCTCACTGGCACTCAATTCACTGGATCAAAACTTACTAAAACGGATTAATCAAGCAATCGACGAACATCTCGACGATCCGGAATTTGATGTGGACAGATTAGCTACGGATGCCGGATTAAGCCGCAGCTCCCTTTTCTCCAAATTCAAGGCGTTAACAGGCATGACTCCGAATGAGTTCATCCGGAACCAACGCCTTAAACGTGCCGCCATTTTATTGTGTGAACATCAGGAGTTACAAGTTACAGAGATCGCCGAACAACTGGGATTTGGCTCTTCGGTTTATTTCAGTAGGGTTTTCAAGACCAAATACGGTGTTTCTCCCGCACAATACAGGAAAAAACAAGCTTAA
- the lacZ4 gene encoding beta-glucuronidase LacZ4: MKGFAILLFAFLCTITAEASRREIRINDDWQFRFSWQVQKDSERRVDLPHTWNAQDALSGKQDYHRGVGNYRKKLSIGEELKGKRLYLRFEGANTVTNLFINQNHVGEHRGGYGAFVFDITEYVDYGKENEILVRVNNALQLDIMPLVGDFNFYGGIYRDVYFIITEEQHISLTDYASPGVYLIQDKVSKESADVTARIKLSNYANAQNATLTLNIYDGIKNILTKQKEIQLQQGENLQEEISFSINKPRLWNGKQDPFSYRAEIVLSMNGEVKDKVTQSLGLRYYHVDADKGFFLNGEHIKLKGICRHQDRAEVGNALHPMHHDEDMEIILEMGTNAMRLAHYPQATYFYDLADKNGLIVWAEIPFIGPGGYAEQGYVNQPSFRENGKEQLIELIRQHYNHPSICMWGLYNELKTEGDNPEEYVAELNALAHKEDPTRPTVAASFLGDDNNLNRQSDLVGWNKYYGWYGGSFSDMAIWGDRIHGNFPEYKIAISEYGAGASIYHQQEEVKAGSASGWWHPENWQTAYHIGNWKAINERPFIWGSFIWNLFDFGAAHRTEGDRPGINDKGLVTFDRKVKKDAFFFYKANWNKEEPFVYIADRRHTNRTNTKTTVTVFTNLPEAELWINGKSMGKQKANTYATIIWENISLEKGRNNIEVKADSAKHLYTDFTEWFLQ; the protein is encoded by the coding sequence ATGAAGGGATTCGCTATTTTATTATTTGCTTTTTTGTGCACGATTACAGCGGAAGCATCACGGAGAGAAATCCGTATAAACGATGACTGGCAGTTTCGCTTTTCGTGGCAGGTGCAGAAAGACTCAGAACGAAGGGTAGACCTTCCTCACACATGGAACGCGCAGGATGCATTGTCAGGTAAGCAAGACTATCATCGTGGAGTTGGCAACTACCGAAAAAAACTTTCAATAGGCGAAGAACTGAAAGGGAAGCGCCTTTACCTCCGCTTTGAAGGGGCTAATACAGTCACCAATCTTTTTATCAACCAAAATCATGTGGGAGAACATAGGGGAGGCTATGGTGCTTTTGTATTTGATATCACCGAATATGTGGATTACGGGAAAGAGAACGAAATACTTGTTCGCGTAAATAATGCACTCCAGCTCGATATCATGCCGTTGGTCGGAGATTTCAATTTTTACGGCGGAATTTACCGTGATGTGTACTTCATCATTACCGAAGAACAACATATTTCACTGACCGACTATGCTTCACCGGGCGTGTATCTGATACAGGATAAGGTATCAAAAGAGAGTGCTGATGTAACAGCCCGTATAAAGTTGAGCAATTATGCCAATGCGCAGAATGCCACTTTGACATTGAATATATACGACGGCATTAAAAATATCCTAACGAAACAGAAAGAAATTCAACTTCAACAGGGAGAAAATTTACAGGAAGAAATCAGTTTCTCAATCAATAAACCGCGCCTCTGGAATGGAAAGCAGGATCCTTTCAGCTACAGGGCAGAAATAGTTTTATCTATGAACGGTGAAGTAAAAGACAAAGTTACCCAATCCCTTGGATTACGCTACTACCATGTAGATGCTGATAAAGGATTCTTCCTCAACGGTGAACATATCAAGTTGAAAGGTATCTGCCGCCACCAGGACAGGGCTGAGGTAGGAAATGCACTCCATCCGATGCATCACGACGAGGATATGGAGATTATTCTGGAGATGGGGACGAATGCTATGCGCTTAGCCCACTATCCGCAAGCCACCTATTTTTATGACCTGGCAGACAAGAACGGACTGATTGTCTGGGCAGAAATACCTTTTATTGGCCCCGGAGGCTATGCCGAGCAGGGATATGTGAATCAACCCTCTTTCAGGGAAAATGGCAAAGAGCAATTAATCGAACTCATCAGGCAACACTATAACCACCCCTCTATTTGCATGTGGGGATTGTATAACGAATTGAAAACCGAAGGCGACAACCCCGAAGAGTATGTCGCAGAACTAAACGCCCTGGCGCATAAGGAAGACCCTACACGTCCCACAGTAGCCGCCAGTTTCCTGGGCGACGATAATAACTTGAACAGACAAAGCGACCTAGTAGGGTGGAATAAATATTATGGATGGTATGGAGGCAGTTTTTCCGATATGGCCATATGGGGCGACCGTATCCACGGCAATTTCCCGGAATACAAAATTGCTATCAGTGAATATGGTGCAGGTGCCAGCATTTATCATCAACAGGAAGAAGTAAAAGCAGGATCAGCCTCCGGATGGTGGCATCCCGAGAACTGGCAGACAGCCTATCACATAGGCAACTGGAAAGCGATCAATGAACGCCCCTTCATCTGGGGGTCATTTATATGGAACCTGTTTGATTTCGGAGCAGCCCATCGTACCGAGGGTGACCGGCCGGGAATCAATGACAAGGGATTGGTTACTTTCGACCGGAAAGTCAAGAAAGACGCTTTCTTCTTCTATAAAGCCAACTGGAATAAAGAAGAACCGTTCGTATATATTGCAGATCGCCGCCATACTAACCGGACAAATACCAAAACAACCGTAACTGTTTTCACGAATCTCCCTGAAGCTGAATTATGGATAAACGGCAAAAGCATGGGGAAACAAAAAGCCAATACTTACGCCACAATTATCTGGGAGAATATCTCACTGGAGAAAGGCAGGAACAATATAGAAGTAAAAGCAGACTCCGCAAAACACCTTTACACAGATTTTACAGAATGGTTCCTTCAATAA
- a CDS encoding SusC/RagA family TonB-linked outer membrane protein yields MKISNLSRGRIKLFFTITFVSVFLLLSMHNSYASGVLSDGESSAVQQQKKQVTGVIVDSYNEPLIGVNIIEKGTTNGTVTDIDGNYSLSVAENAVLQISYIGYLTQEVNTAGRTTVNITLQEDTQALEEVVVVGYGTQKKVNLSGSVASVNIEDMAEKRPISNVSTALYGTAPGVYVNSGNNRPSNAGDATIQVRGQGTLNNSSPLVIVDGVESNMSSVNPQDIASISILKDAASSAIYGSRAANGVILITTKKGSAGHMRLDYNGYVSFETLNKPFDLVTNYADYMEYLNEGLLNSNKPRQFSDAIIKTWRDHENDADKTKYPNTDIFDVYQTGIAQQHNISASGGTDKLTFFTSFNYLNNPGILENTGYERYSLRTNIDAQIKDFLKIGTNVNGYYSTTPIISDAINDIYTYAMSGGNPGIPLLDDQNRLGINANVEDDPQNATNNPYLRLRNRAGDIDTYNFRSRFYGVLTPFKGLTIQGSYSFEYWEEAKTSKPVFVPMWNFQTGALHTDGKGQTSIMNREEKRLRNLGDITALYDTKLANDKLGLTVLLGASQEQFHRGYHQVTRNDLLDPSLWVIDGAIGESSSSGNATEWAMQSYFGRVNLSWEDKYLFEANLRRDGSSRFLGNNRWGVFPSFSAAWRISEENFLRNTDWLDNLKIRASYGTLGNNALGTNKDLDGNYSAQSTYAQSNYVLGRTVIMGLSQTALANANLTWETVSMTNIGVDFNALRNRLSVTAEWFNKYTRDILIDLPAPRVHGNASLPRQNAAEVSNKGVEVAVTWNDRLGKDFNYNVGFNVTHINNKVEKFKGDDRSIDGSRMIQEGYPIRTLYILEVDRLITTDEDLAYVQSMVDNAPAGKTVFPWGRPQKGDILYKDTDGDGVLSDNDRVAVGHGNSPKWTFGMSLGAEWRGIDFSMLLQGQAGLKDVYHSNLYRSTVRVGYQLNKDVIDNRWYEGRETPAKYPRLLDYSDTRNERGSTLWVANKDYLKIRNIQLGYTLPKHISQKALMERVRVYTSLENFFTFTNWKGYDPEISGVTYPTMREVVFGLNVTF; encoded by the coding sequence ATGAAAATCAGTAATCTATCAAGGGGTAGGATAAAATTATTCTTCACCATTACATTTGTTTCTGTTTTTTTATTGTTAAGCATGCATAACAGTTATGCAAGCGGAGTATTGAGTGACGGAGAGTCATCCGCCGTTCAACAACAGAAAAAACAGGTTACGGGGGTTATTGTGGATAGCTACAATGAACCTCTTATTGGCGTTAACATTATAGAAAAAGGCACGACAAACGGTACGGTAACCGACATTGACGGGAATTATTCTTTAAGTGTCGCAGAGAATGCCGTTCTTCAGATTTCCTATATCGGTTATCTGACTCAGGAGGTCAATACTGCAGGTAGAACAACAGTGAATATTACTTTGCAGGAAGATACCCAGGCGTTGGAAGAAGTGGTCGTAGTAGGATACGGTACTCAAAAGAAGGTTAACCTTTCCGGATCTGTTGCTTCAGTTAATATTGAAGATATGGCAGAAAAAAGGCCTATTTCCAACGTTTCCACTGCTCTCTACGGAACAGCTCCCGGGGTTTATGTTAATTCCGGCAATAATAGGCCTTCCAATGCAGGGGATGCAACAATTCAAGTTCGTGGACAAGGGACATTGAATAACTCATCCCCCCTGGTTATTGTGGATGGCGTGGAAAGTAATATGAGCAGTGTCAATCCCCAGGATATTGCTTCAATTTCAATTTTAAAAGATGCCGCTTCATCTGCCATCTACGGATCAAGGGCAGCCAACGGGGTTATTCTTATAACGACAAAGAAAGGTTCTGCCGGCCATATGCGTTTAGACTATAATGGATACGTTTCTTTTGAAACATTGAATAAACCTTTTGATCTGGTCACAAATTATGCAGATTACATGGAGTATCTGAATGAAGGGTTGTTAAACAGTAATAAACCCCGTCAATTCTCCGATGCAATTATTAAAACATGGAGGGACCATGAGAATGATGCCGACAAGACAAAATATCCCAATACGGATATTTTTGACGTATACCAAACCGGAATTGCACAACAGCATAACATTTCGGCTTCGGGGGGAACCGACAAACTGACATTCTTCACCTCTTTCAATTATCTGAACAATCCCGGTATTTTGGAAAATACAGGATATGAACGTTATTCTTTGCGTACAAATATCGACGCACAAATAAAAGATTTTCTGAAAATCGGAACGAATGTGAATGGATATTACTCCACTACCCCGATTATCAGTGACGCCATCAATGATATTTACACCTATGCGATGAGTGGAGGTAACCCGGGGATACCTCTTTTGGATGATCAGAATCGGTTAGGTATTAACGCGAATGTGGAGGACGACCCTCAGAATGCCACCAATAACCCTTATCTACGGTTAAGGAACCGGGCAGGTGATATTGATACTTACAATTTCAGATCGCGGTTCTATGGAGTATTGACTCCGTTCAAAGGACTGACAATACAGGGCTCTTACTCCTTTGAATACTGGGAGGAAGCCAAAACAAGCAAGCCGGTTTTTGTACCGATGTGGAATTTCCAGACCGGAGCATTGCATACCGATGGAAAGGGACAGACCAGCATCATGAACCGGGAAGAAAAAAGGCTCAGAAATCTGGGAGATATCACGGCCCTCTACGACACTAAGCTAGCTAATGATAAACTCGGGCTTACGGTATTGTTGGGAGCAAGCCAGGAGCAATTCCACCGCGGATACCACCAGGTAACCCGTAATGACCTGCTCGATCCTTCATTGTGGGTTATAGACGGAGCCATCGGAGAATCCTCTTCAAGCGGTAATGCTACTGAGTGGGCGATGCAATCATACTTTGGCCGTGTAAATTTATCATGGGAGGATAAATATCTTTTCGAAGCCAATTTACGTCGTGACGGTTCATCACGTTTCTTAGGAAATAACCGGTGGGGAGTATTTCCCTCTTTCTCTGCGGCATGGCGTATTTCAGAAGAGAATTTCCTGAGAAATACAGACTGGTTGGATAACCTGAAAATCCGTGCTTCATATGGTACTCTAGGAAATAATGCCTTAGGAACAAACAAGGATTTAGATGGTAATTACTCCGCTCAATCTACTTATGCACAATCAAACTATGTCCTGGGTCGCACGGTTATAATGGGACTTTCCCAGACTGCATTAGCCAACGCCAATCTGACATGGGAAACTGTATCCATGACCAATATTGGTGTTGATTTCAATGCATTGAGGAATCGTTTATCGGTTACTGCAGAGTGGTTCAACAAATATACCAGAGACATTCTTATTGATTTACCGGCACCGCGCGTCCACGGAAATGCTTCGTTGCCACGCCAAAATGCGGCCGAAGTCAGCAACAAGGGTGTTGAAGTTGCTGTCACCTGGAACGACCGTTTAGGAAAAGATTTCAACTACAATGTAGGGTTTAACGTAACTCATATAAACAATAAAGTAGAAAAATTCAAAGGAGATGACAGATCCATTGATGGTAGCAGAATGATTCAGGAAGGATATCCCATCAGGACCTTATACATCCTTGAAGTGGATCGTCTTATTACTACAGATGAAGACCTGGCTTATGTACAATCCATGGTAGACAATGCTCCTGCAGGAAAAACAGTATTTCCATGGGGAAGGCCTCAAAAGGGTGATATACTCTATAAGGACACAGACGGAGATGGTGTGTTAAGTGATAACGACAGGGTAGCAGTCGGTCATGGAAACAGTCCGAAATGGACTTTCGGTATGAGTTTAGGAGCGGAATGGAGAGGAATTGATTTCTCTATGTTGCTGCAAGGACAAGCCGGATTAAAAGATGTATATCACAGTAATCTTTACCGTTCTACAGTACGGGTAGGATACCAATTGAATAAAGATGTGATCGATAACAGATGGTATGAAGGTCGTGAAACACCTGCAAAATATCCCAGATTACTGGATTACAGTGATACCAGAAATGAACGTGGGTCAACATTGTGGGTGGCAAACAAAGACTATCTGAAAATCCGTAACATCCAATTGGGATACACATTGCCTAAACATATATCTCAGAAAGCATTGATGGAAAGAGTAAGGGTTTATACCAGTTTGGAAAACTTCTTCACTTTTACCAACTGGAAAGGATATGATCCTGAAATCAGTGGGGTCACTTATCCCACTATGCGTGAAGTTGTATTTGGTTTAAATGTAACTTTCTAA
- a CDS encoding RagB/SusD family nutrient uptake outer membrane protein translates to MRKIYLFIIVAFIAMNGCYDLDRSPFDQLSSATFWKTEDQCKQGLMGVYATFKRTDLYGKQFLTDINSDVAVGYDQYEALILGTATPTTGFLNGKWQNGYNSIQGANLAIRGISSSEIDEETKKMLIGEAKFLRALAYFHLFDYFGGLPIYDETTNLETDINNLDKPRSSAEDTRQFIIKDLQDATQAGLPDKWDAANYGRATKSSVYALLGKVQLYNKDYQAAINSFEEVLKPQYGHSLHPDFAELFTPAGNGSPEAVFTIVNIGNIGQMYGMPFAFYAGTRNTRGSCWNNTVPSTGLADMYEYKDGRPFDWNELFPGYTTSNDVKERVWRCLSTDDGTRILEIPEEAETIMEMYEQRDPRMSATLIMPYTKYLGWYSNAPREMDFYFAKKADGGIVGLNEANGFMRNNRGGWETYFWRKYVPEGDWDGTATNREHTPVNYSIIRLADVYLMLAECYNEVGNQDKAVEYINKVRARVDMALLNSGPAHLEARTKEEVFNRIFKEKAYELANEGFRDSDLRRWRLSHTMLNKDELGITGKRLLTRKFNEDRDYLWPIPSDEIEKNESLTQNPGW, encoded by the coding sequence ATGAGAAAAATATATTTATTCATCATCGTCGCATTTATTGCTATGAATGGGTGTTATGATTTAGACAGATCACCCTTTGACCAGCTTAGTTCGGCCACGTTCTGGAAGACCGAAGATCAATGTAAACAAGGTTTAATGGGGGTATATGCTACATTTAAAAGAACCGACCTGTATGGCAAACAATTCCTTACAGACATCAATTCTGACGTGGCAGTAGGTTACGACCAGTATGAAGCGTTAATTTTAGGCACAGCCACACCCACTACCGGTTTTCTGAATGGTAAATGGCAAAATGGATATAATTCGATTCAAGGTGCAAATTTGGCTATCCGGGGTATTTCATCATCCGAAATTGACGAAGAGACAAAAAAGATGCTTATTGGAGAGGCTAAATTCCTGCGTGCACTGGCCTATTTCCACTTGTTTGACTATTTTGGCGGTCTTCCGATTTATGATGAAACCACTAATCTGGAAACAGACATCAATAATCTTGATAAACCTCGTAGTAGTGCCGAAGATACCCGGCAATTCATAATAAAAGATTTGCAGGATGCAACCCAGGCAGGATTACCCGATAAATGGGATGCAGCGAATTACGGCCGTGCCACCAAAAGCTCGGTGTATGCATTATTAGGAAAAGTCCAACTCTACAACAAAGATTACCAGGCTGCTATCAACTCCTTCGAAGAGGTATTAAAACCCCAATACGGACATTCTCTTCATCCTGATTTTGCAGAACTGTTTACACCTGCCGGCAACGGATCGCCTGAAGCAGTTTTCACCATCGTAAATATTGGTAATATCGGACAAATGTATGGTATGCCTTTCGCTTTCTATGCAGGAACCCGTAATACCCGTGGTAGCTGCTGGAACAATACGGTTCCCTCTACAGGATTGGCGGATATGTATGAATATAAAGACGGAAGACCGTTTGACTGGAATGAGTTGTTCCCGGGATATACCACTAGTAACGATGTAAAAGAGCGTGTATGGCGCTGTCTATCCACTGATGACGGAACAAGAATTCTTGAGATTCCTGAAGAAGCCGAAACTATCATGGAAATGTATGAACAGCGTGACCCTCGTATGAGTGCTACTCTGATCATGCCTTATACCAAATATTTAGGATGGTACTCAAATGCTCCGAGAGAAATGGATTTCTATTTCGCTAAAAAAGCGGACGGAGGTATTGTCGGCTTGAACGAAGCTAACGGATTTATGCGTAATAACAGAGGTGGATGGGAAACCTATTTCTGGAGAAAGTATGTTCCGGAAGGTGATTGGGACGGCACAGCCACAAACCGTGAACATACCCCTGTCAACTATAGTATTATTCGCTTAGCGGATGTCTACCTGATGTTAGCAGAATGTTATAATGAAGTAGGCAATCAAGACAAAGCCGTTGAATACATCAACAAAGTACGTGCCCGTGTGGATATGGCCTTGTTAAACAGCGGACCTGCACATCTCGAAGCCCGTACCAAAGAGGAAGTATTCAATCGTATCTTCAAGGAAAAAGCTTATGAATTGGCCAATGAGGGATTCAGGGACAGCGACTTACGTCGTTGGAGATTATCCCACACGATGCTGAACAAAGATGAGCTTGGAATTACCGGTAAACGACTGCTTACCCGTAAATTCAATGAAGATCGTGATTATTTATGGCCTATCCCGAGTGATGAAATCGAAAAGAATGAATCATTAACCCAAAATCCGGGATGGTAA